Proteins encoded together in one Onychomys torridus chromosome 1, mOncTor1.1, whole genome shotgun sequence window:
- the LOC118578871 gene encoding olfactory receptor 51H1-like has product MNSNASYKNHHSFILTGIPGMPDKNPWMAFPLGFLYTLTLLGNGTILAVVKVEQSLHEPMYYFLCILALTDVSLSMSTLPSMLSIFWFNVPEIPFDACITQMFFIHGFGVVESGVLVSMAFDRFVAIRDPLRYVSILTHGLIGKIGLVVFARAVCVVFPVPFLIKRLPFCRSNVLSHSYCLHQDAMRLACASTHVNSLYGLIVVILTLGLDALIILFSYILILKTVLGIASRAERLKALNTCLSHICAVLLFYIPLIGATMIHRFGKHLSPVIHMLMANIYLLLPPVLNPIVYSVKTKQIRRRIIQVFQGRKNRA; this is encoded by the coding sequence ATGAACTCAAATGCTTCATATAAAAATCACCATAGTTTCATTCTGACAGGCATCCCAGGGATGCCAGACAAGAACCCATGGATGGCCTTTCCCCTGGGATTTCTCTACACACTCACCCTCCTTGGAAATGGCACCATCCTAGCAGTTGTCAAAGTGGAGCAGAGCCTCCATGAGCCTATGTACTACTTTCTCTGCATCTTGGCTCTGACTGATGTTAGTCTCTCCATGTCTACTCTGCCCTCTATGCTCAGCATCTTCTGGTTCAATGTTCCTGAGATTCCCTTTGATGCATGCATCACACAGATGTTTTTCATTCATGGATTTGGAGTGGTAGAATCTGGAGTCCTAGTATCCATGGCCTTTGACAGATTTGTGGCCATCCGAGACCCCCTGCGTTATGTTTCCATCCTCACTCATGGCCTTATTGGAAAGATTGGGCTAGTTGTCTTTGCCCGGGCAGTCTGTGTGGTCTTCCCTGTGCCCTTTCTTATAAAGAGACTGCCCTTCTGTCGTTCCAATGTTTTATCTCACTCATACTGTCTTCACCAAGATGCAATGAGGTTAGCCTgtgccagcacccatgtcaacAGCCTCTATGGCCTCATTGTTGTCATCCTCACATTGGGGCTTGATGCCCTCATCATTCTCTTCTCCTACATACTCATCCTGAAGACAGTGCTGGGCATTGCCTCCAGAGCCGAGAGGCTCAAAGCCCTAAACACTTGCCTCTCTCACATCTGTGCTGTGCTTCTCTTTTATATTCCTCTCATTGGTGCCACCATGATCCACAGATTTGGGAAACATTTATCACCAGTCATACACATGCTCATGGCCAATATCTACCTTCTTCTCCCCCCTGTGCTAAACCCCATTGTCTACAGTGTGAAGACCAAGCAGATACGTAGACGGATCATCCAAGTGTTTCAAGGGAGAAAGAACAGAGCCTAG